In Kribbella amoyensis, the genomic stretch TCCTCACTGCTGTCCGCCGGGGCTTGGCGTCCTCATAGCGGATGGCCGGCCGGCCCTAGCCACAAGGGATCGGCGCCCCCTGTCGGGTAAGCCCCGGGTCGTTGCACCGACCCCGGAGGTCACCCCACAAGACGCACTACTCTTGACGCGTGCCGACCGATTCCTCATCCGCAGTCGTACCGCGCCCGCTCAAGCTAGCTGCAGCGGTGGTCGCAGCGGAAGGGCTCGTGCTCGCCGTTCTCGGAATTGCCGAGGCATTTACGATCAACGGCGCCCGGCTGCTGCTCGGCGTCACTACGACGATCTTCCTGCTGGCGTACGGTGCCGGTCTGGTCCTGGTCGCCCGGGGGCTGTCCCGCGCCTCGACGTGGAGCCGCGGCCCGGCCGTGTTCACCCAGCTGATCCAGCTCCTGCTGGCCTACAGCTTCTGGGGTGGCTCGACCAGCGCGGTGTCGGTCGTGCTCGCCGTCACCGCGGCGGCCGTGCTGATCGCGATCTTCCAGAAGGCCTCGATGGACGCGCTCAAGGACGACCCGGGCAACGACCACCCCGTGCTCTGACTCACTCCTTCAGCAGGCCCGCGCGCAACTCGGTCAGGGTGCGGGCCAGCAGCCGGGAGACGTGCATCTGCGAGATCCCGATCTCCTCGGCGATCTGGGACTGCGTCATCCCGCGGAAGAACCGCAGCGTCAGGATCCGCTTCTCCCGGGTCTCCAGCTGGGCCAGCAACGGCTTCAGGGACTCCCGGTACTCCACGCTCTCCAGCGCTTCGTCCTCACCGCCGAGCCCGTCCAGCACCGTGGTGGTGTCCTGCTCGTTCTGGTCCGGGGCGTCCAGCGAGAGGGTGTTGTACGCGTTCGCGGACTCCAGTCCCTCGATCACCAGGTCCTGGGCCAGGCCGAGCCGGTCGGACAGTTCGGCGACGGTCGGCGCCCGGCCGAGCTCCTGGGTCAGCTCCGCGGTCGCCGAGGTGAGCGAGAGCCGGAGCTCCTGCAGCCGGCGGGGGACCCGGATCGCCCAGCCCTTGTCCCGGAAGTACCGCTTGATCTCGCCGAGGATCGTCGGCGTCGCGTAGGTGGAGAACTCCACCCCGCGGTCGGCGTCGAACCGGTCGATCGCCTTGATCAGGCCGATCGTGGCCACCTGGACCAGGTCGTCGTACGGCTCGCCGCGGTTGCGGAACCGGCGGGCCAGGTGCTCGACCAGCGGCATGTGCAGGGTGACCAGCCCGTCGCGGGCCAGGATGTGCTCCGGCTCGCCAGGGCGCGCCGCCCTCATCGCCGCGAACAGTTCGGCGGTGCGGGTGCGCAGGTCGGTGGATTCCTGGGCGTCGCCCAGGGAGCTGTCGTCGGTCACGCCTTCTCCGCGGCGGAGGCGGTCGCCGTCACGCTGATGGTGAGCCGGCCGTTCTCCGTCTCGGCGGTGGCCGACTCGACCAGCGCGGTCAGCATGACCCAGCCGATCGACTCGGTGTCCGGGTGCCAGCCGTCCGGCACCGTCGCCGACACCCGCGCGGTCAGGTGCGGCGGCTCGATCTCGAACACACACTCCAGCGCTCCGTCGGTGGCGTGCGGCAGCAGCATCGCGCAGGCCTCGTCCACGACGATCCGCAGGTCGTCGATCGCGTCCACGGTGAAGTCGTTGCGGGCGGCGAGGTTACCGACCACCGACCGCGGCACGGCGACATAGGCGCCGTTCGCCGGAATGCTGAGCCGGACCTCGTCGGGACCATCGGTGCTGCTCACTGCTTGCCTCCCCAGGCGGGCTGAATGTCTTGGGCGCGCGCCCACCGCGTACATCTTCCACGCTGACACCGCAGGTATGCACGGCGGCCGTCGATCGTGGCTAGTTCGCCACCAGCTATTGCGCGTACATGTCTCTCATGATCGGATACCGAGCACAATCACGCACTTCTGGTTGGACCGCGTCCCGGCGGTCCAGTCGCCCCGCCCGACGACAGGAGTTCACCGTGCCCCCCACTTCCTCCCGCCGGACCGTGCTCGGTGCCGGCCTCGCCGGCGCCCTCGCCGCGACCGGTGTCACCGGTACCGCCGCGGCCGCGGGTTCGCCGGCCGACGCCGAGGC encodes the following:
- a CDS encoding RNA polymerase sigma factor SigF, with the translated sequence MTDDSSLGDAQESTDLRTRTAELFAAMRAARPGEPEHILARDGLVTLHMPLVEHLARRFRNRGEPYDDLVQVATIGLIKAIDRFDADRGVEFSTYATPTILGEIKRYFRDKGWAIRVPRRLQELRLSLTSATAELTQELGRAPTVAELSDRLGLAQDLVIEGLESANAYNTLSLDAPDQNEQDTTTVLDGLGGEDEALESVEYRESLKPLLAQLETREKRILTLRFFRGMTQSQIAEEIGISQMHVSRLLARTLTELRAGLLKE
- a CDS encoding ATP-binding protein, with the translated sequence MSSTDGPDEVRLSIPANGAYVAVPRSVVGNLAARNDFTVDAIDDLRIVVDEACAMLLPHATDGALECVFEIEPPHLTARVSATVPDGWHPDTESIGWVMLTALVESATAETENGRLTISVTATASAAEKA